One Brassica napus cultivar Da-Ae chromosome C4, Da-Ae, whole genome shotgun sequence genomic region harbors:
- the LOC125585657 gene encoding uncharacterized protein LOC125585657, translating to MGEEEGAVSLEGAVLKRERLCVQGEEESPNKKQAKEPSNDDVVSEISNPVSSPVENTSRFHPVKSGSGEDFGSGETVSDEEQPSEQFVLEIPKHLSSTGVTRITFKLSKQNKEFDGLPVVKDDHAWDPKLPKKKVVASTSSYPSNVKKLLATGMLDGAPVKYISLPRVRELQGVIHSGGYLCGCTNCNFSKQRVLSAYEFELHAGAKTKHPNNHIFLENGRAVYSIVQELKTAPHCVFEDVIRNVAGSALCEEGLQAWKASFQQSISDRNRIIEHSPVSYNGQSHDESQSLTPYSLENHYYREKTYETDALYEPKRIAKKKITSHVSGTGCHKKVTEGSNRKRDNDLHRLVFMPNGLPDGTELAYYVKTQKLLAGYKQGNGIVCSCCNREISPSQFEAHAGMAGRRQPYRHIFISSGLSLHDIALSLANGQIITTGDSDDMCSICGDGGDLLLCAGCPQAFHTACLKFQSMPEGTWYCSSCSDGSVSSKKATANGPSGNSKPILIRLSRVVKAPESEIGGCVFCRSHDFSIGRFDERTVILCDQCEKEYHVGCLRENGLCDLKEIPQEKWFCCNGCSRIHTAVQSSVSCGPQTIPGPLSDMIRRKDREKGIITEDGDTVEWRILSGKSRYPEHLPLLSRAAVIFRECFDPIVAKSGRDLIPVMVYGRNISGQEFGGMYCLVLIVNSLVVSAALLRIFGQQVAELPMVATSREYQGRGYFQGLFACVENLLSSLNVENLVLPAAEEAESIWTNKFGFTKMTEQQLQSYQKEVQLTVFKGTSMLEKKVPKSLSESTTLI from the exons atgggagaagaagaaggagcagtTTCTCTGGAAGGAGCCGTGCTGAAAAGGGAGCGACTTTGCGTCCAAGGAGAAGAAGAGTCTCCCAACAAGAAACAAGCCAAGGAGCCTTCCAACGACGACGTCGTATCGGAGATTTCGAACCCCGTCTCTTCTCCCGTGGAAAACACCTCCCGGTTCCACCCGGTTAAATCCGGTTCTGGTGAGGACTTTGGGTCCGGGGAGACTGTGAGCGACGAAGAACAACCGTCGGAGCAGTTTGTGTTGGAGATTCCGAAGCATCTTAGCTCCACGGGAGTCACGAGGATCACGTTTAAGTTGAGTAAACAAAACAAGGAGTTTGATGGTTTGCCTGTGGTTAAGGATGATCATGCATGGGATCCGAAGTTGCCGAAGAAGAAGGTTGTTGCTTCTACTAGCAGCTACCCGTCTAATGTGAAGAAGCTTTTGGCGACGGGTATGCTCGACGGTGCTCCGGTCAAGTATATTTCACTCCCGCGAGTG AGAGAGCTTCAGGGGGTAATCCATTCCGGTGGGTACTTGTGCGGCTGTACCAATTGCAATTTCTCCaaa CAAAGGGTTCTAAGTGCGTATGAGTTTGAGCTGCACGCTGGTGCGAAAACTAAGCATCCTAATAATCATATATTTCTGGAGAACGGAAGGGCTGTTTATAGCATAGTTCAAGAGCTGAAGACTGCTCCTCACTGTGTTTTCGAGGATGTGATAAGGAATGTAGCTGGTTCTGCTCTGTGTGAGGAGGGCTTACAAGCTTGGAAAG CAAGTTTCCAACAGAGTATTTCTGACAGGAACCGTATCATCGAACATTCCCCTGTCAG TTATAATGGTCAATCTCATGATGAAAGTCAGAGCCTTACTCCATACTCTCTGGAAAATCATTATTATCGAGAGAAAACATATGAAACAGACGCGTTATATGAGCCGAAACGGATAGCAAAGAAGAA GATTACTTCTCATGTATCTGGTACGGGTTGCCATAAGAAAGTTACCGAAGGAAGCAATAGAAAAAG GGACAATGATTTACACCGGTTGGTGTTTATGCCCAATGGGTTACCTGACGGGACTGAATTGGCCTACTATGTGAAAACGCAG AAACTACTAGCGGGTTACAAGCAAGGAAATGGTATAGTATGTAGCTGCTGCAACAGAGAG ATTAGTCCTTCGCAATTCGAAGCACATGCTGGAATGGCTGGTAGACGACAACC CTATCGTCATATCTTTATCTCTTCCGGACTGTCTTTGCATGATATAGCCTTGTCGTTGGCAAATGGACAAATCATCACAACCGGTGACAGTGATGACATGTGTTCTATATGTGGGGATGGTGGAGATTTGCTGCTTTGTGCTGGGTGCCCTCAAGCATTCCATACTG CTTGTTTAAAATTTCAGTCTATGCCTGAAGGTACATGGTACTGTTCGAGCTGCAGTGATGGATCTGTATCTAGTAAAAAGGCTACTGCTAATGGTCCTTCTGGGAACTCTAAGCCTATACTAATAAGACTGTCTAGAGTCGTTAAAGCTCCAGAAAGCGAAATTGGAGGCTGCGTGTTCTGCAG GTCCCATGATTTTAGCATCGGAAGATTTGATGAAAGGACTGTCATTCTATGTGACCAG TGTGAGAAAGAGTACCATGTTGGTTGTCTGAGAGAGAATGGGCTCTGTGATTTAAAA GAAATACCGCAAGAGAAATGGTTCTGCTGTAACGGCTGCAGCAGGATTCACACGGCAGTTCAGAGTTCTGTTTCATGTGGGCCACAAACTATTCCTGGACCTTTGTCAGACATGATACGCAGAAAGGACAGAGAAAAAGGAATAATTACGGAGGATGGGGATACAGTCGAATGGAGGATACTTAGTGGAAAAAGTCGGTACCCAGAGCATCTGCCTTTACTTTCACGAGCGGCTGTTATCTTCAGG GAATGTTTTGATCCCATTGTTGCGAAGTCTGGTCGTGATCTCATTCCTGTCATGGTGTATGG GAGAAATATATCAGGTCAGGAGTTTGGAGGAATGTACTGTTTGGTCCTGATTGTAAA TTCTCTTGTTGTGTCTGCTGCGCTGCTGAGAATTTTTGGTCAGCAAGTTGCTGAACTTCCTATGGTAGCCACAAGCAGAGAGTACCAAGGAAGG GGCTACTTCCAAGGGCTGTTTGCTTGTGTGGAgaatcttctttcttctctaaATGTTGAGAACCTGGTGCTTCCAGCAGCTGAAGAAGCCGAGTCTATATGGACAAATAAGTTTGGCTTTACAAAGATGACTGAGCAGCAA TTGCAGAGTTACCAAAAGGAAGTGCAGCTTACAGTCTTCAAAGGAACCTCAATGCTGGAGAAGAAAGTACCAAAGAGTTTATCAGAATCAACAACTCTCATCTGA